In Cheilinus undulatus linkage group 16, ASM1832078v1, whole genome shotgun sequence, one DNA window encodes the following:
- the LOC121523156 gene encoding 1-acylglycerol-3-phosphate O-acyltransferase ABHD5-like isoform X1 has translation MHHKHLTTFCDFGVVVGPSQHTMRRMAEEIQPFKEQGSWMLSWLPSWCPTSPSQLKNAEEKMLKNVKQPFSRQHVRISNNNYMWTLAFSTPLQPHFPPHLSSPTRPPLVLLHGFGGGVALWAQNLDSLSSSGPVYALDLFGFGRSSHPQFSTDAERAEEQFLTALEEWRERVGLEEMVLLGHNLGGYLSAAYTLKHPHRVKHLLLVEPWGFPARPENPNDISIPVWIRAMGAVMSPFNPLAALRLAGPLGPMLVQTIRSDFKQKYSSVFDDNTVSDYIYHLNAQTPSGETAFRNMTIPYGWAKRPMLRRIGQIQAGIPISFIYGSRSSIDSDSGYAFKKTRPDVEIIVIRGAGHYVFADQPDDFNQTVLRILSGAEKKENGETIPQQLPNTATAD, from the exons ATGCACCACAAGCATCTGACTACTTTCTGTGATTTCGGCGTAGTCGTGGGTCCATCACAACACACCATGAGGAGGATGGCGGAGGAGATTCAACCCTTTAAGGAACAGGG CTCCTGGATGTTGAGTTGGCTTCCCTCTTGGTGCCCCACATCTCCCTCTCAGCTGAAAAATGCAGAAGAAAAAATGCTCAAAA ATGTGAAGCAGCCTTTCTCCAGGCAGCATGTCAGAATATCCAACAACAACTACATGTGGACCTTAGCTTTCTCCACTCCTCTGCAGCCACACTTCCCCCCTCATCTCTCCTCCCCAACAAGACCTCCCCTGGTTCTGCTGCATGGCTTTGGAGGAGGAGTAGCTCTTTGGGCCCAAAACTTGGACTCTTTGTCCAGCAGTGGACCGGTCTATGCTCTAGACTTGTTCGGCTTTGGCAGAAGCAGTCACCCTCAGTTCAGTACCGATGCAGAGAGGGCTGAGGAGCAGTTCCTGACAGCCCTGGAGGAGTGGAGGGAGCGGGTCGGACTGGAAGAAATGGTGCTGCTGGGACACAACCTGGGAGGATATCTGTCCGCAGCATATACACTCAAACATCCACACAG agTAAAACATCTGCTGCTGGTGGAGCCGTGGGGGTTCCCAGCTCGTCCTGAAAACCCCAACGACATCTCCATCCCAGTGTGGATCAGAGCCATGGGGGCTGTGATGAGTCCCTTCAACCCTCTGGCTGCACTCAGACTGGCTGGACCTCTAG GTCCAATGCTGGTTCAGACAATCAGGTCGGACTTTAAGCAGAAGTACTCCTCTGTGTTTGATGACAACACCGTATCTGACTACATCTACCATCTCAACGCCCAGACTCCAAG cGGAGAAACAGCCTTTAGGAACATGACCATACCGTACGGCTGGGCTAAGAGGCCCATGCTTCGGAGGATCGGCCAGATCCAAGCAGGCATTCCCATTTCCTTCATCTATGGATCGCGCTCCAGTATTGACAGTGACTCAGGATACGCGTTCAAGAAGACCAGACCGGACGTGGAGATCATA GTGATCAGAGGAGCAGGCCATTATGTTTTTGCCGACCAGCCTGACGACTTCAACCAGACAGTCCTTCGGATCCTCTCTGgagcagaaaagaaagaaaatgggGAAACAATTCCACAACAGCTCCCTAATACAGCCACAGCAGATTAA
- the LOC121523156 gene encoding 1-acylglycerol-3-phosphate O-acyltransferase ABHD5-like isoform X2, with translation MWTLAFSTPLQPHFPPHLSSPTRPPLVLLHGFGGGVALWAQNLDSLSSSGPVYALDLFGFGRSSHPQFSTDAERAEEQFLTALEEWRERVGLEEMVLLGHNLGGYLSAAYTLKHPHRVKHLLLVEPWGFPARPENPNDISIPVWIRAMGAVMSPFNPLAALRLAGPLGPMLVQTIRSDFKQKYSSVFDDNTVSDYIYHLNAQTPSGETAFRNMTIPYGWAKRPMLRRIGQIQAGIPISFIYGSRSSIDSDSGYAFKKTRPDVEIIVIRGAGHYVFADQPDDFNQTVLRILSGAEKKENGETIPQQLPNTATAD, from the exons ATGTGGACCTTAGCTTTCTCCACTCCTCTGCAGCCACACTTCCCCCCTCATCTCTCCTCCCCAACAAGACCTCCCCTGGTTCTGCTGCATGGCTTTGGAGGAGGAGTAGCTCTTTGGGCCCAAAACTTGGACTCTTTGTCCAGCAGTGGACCGGTCTATGCTCTAGACTTGTTCGGCTTTGGCAGAAGCAGTCACCCTCAGTTCAGTACCGATGCAGAGAGGGCTGAGGAGCAGTTCCTGACAGCCCTGGAGGAGTGGAGGGAGCGGGTCGGACTGGAAGAAATGGTGCTGCTGGGACACAACCTGGGAGGATATCTGTCCGCAGCATATACACTCAAACATCCACACAG agTAAAACATCTGCTGCTGGTGGAGCCGTGGGGGTTCCCAGCTCGTCCTGAAAACCCCAACGACATCTCCATCCCAGTGTGGATCAGAGCCATGGGGGCTGTGATGAGTCCCTTCAACCCTCTGGCTGCACTCAGACTGGCTGGACCTCTAG GTCCAATGCTGGTTCAGACAATCAGGTCGGACTTTAAGCAGAAGTACTCCTCTGTGTTTGATGACAACACCGTATCTGACTACATCTACCATCTCAACGCCCAGACTCCAAG cGGAGAAACAGCCTTTAGGAACATGACCATACCGTACGGCTGGGCTAAGAGGCCCATGCTTCGGAGGATCGGCCAGATCCAAGCAGGCATTCCCATTTCCTTCATCTATGGATCGCGCTCCAGTATTGACAGTGACTCAGGATACGCGTTCAAGAAGACCAGACCGGACGTGGAGATCATA GTGATCAGAGGAGCAGGCCATTATGTTTTTGCCGACCAGCCTGACGACTTCAACCAGACAGTCCTTCGGATCCTCTCTGgagcagaaaagaaagaaaatgggGAAACAATTCCACAACAGCTCCCTAATACAGCCACAGCAGATTAA